The Pseudomonas sp. TH06 genome has a window encoding:
- a CDS encoding SRPBCC family protein, whose amino-acid sequence MKPVPNSFERKITLKAPRSHVWRALVDAEAFGQWFGVALEGRRFIAGEWTQGQVTYPGYEHVLWNVLIERVEPQQLFSFRWHPYAVNPKIDYSQEPTTLVRFELQDFESGTLLKVSESGFAHIPDIRQKEAYYMDSRGWEEQLSRLEQFLVESAKARERDGG is encoded by the coding sequence ATGAAACCAGTACCCAATAGTTTCGAACGCAAAATCACGCTCAAGGCACCGCGCTCACATGTCTGGCGTGCATTGGTCGATGCCGAGGCATTTGGTCAGTGGTTTGGTGTGGCGCTGGAGGGCAGGCGTTTTATTGCCGGTGAATGGACGCAAGGGCAGGTCACGTATCCGGGTTATGAACATGTGTTGTGGAATGTGCTGATCGAGCGGGTCGAGCCGCAGCAGCTGTTCTCGTTCCGGTGGCATCCGTATGCGGTCAACCCGAAGATCGACTATTCCCAGGAGCCGACCACGCTGGTCAGGTTCGAACTGCAAGACTTTGAGAGTGGCACGCTGCTCAAGGTGTCTGAATCAGGCTTCGCGCACATTCCCGATATCCGCCAGAAAGAGGCGTATTACATGGACAGCCGTGGCTGGGAAGAGCAGTTGAGCCGGCTCGAACAGTTTCTTGTAGAGAGCGCCAAGGCTCGCGAGCGTGACGGTGGCTGA
- a CDS encoding aminoglycoside phosphotransferase family protein: MFEPWLKRWSLVPDGAAIITPGSRLLPVRLGDTPAMLKLADDAEEKYGNLLMTWWDGEGAARVLAHHEDGLLMERAMGRRSLMHMALNGQDDEASRILCTALARLHAPRTTPPPPLVELGPWFASLRIAAAEHGGPYVLSLHTAEALLADPQDVVVLHGDMHHDNVLDFGSRGWLAIDPKRVKGERGFDYANLICNPDLPTVGDPERFHRQVEVIVAAAGLDRRRLLQWVLAFAGLSAAWFLEDDLQEQASGQLKVAKIAASMLNA; encoded by the coding sequence CTGTTCGAACCCTGGCTCAAGCGTTGGTCACTGGTGCCGGACGGCGCAGCGATCATCACGCCCGGCAGCCGGCTGTTGCCGGTGCGCCTGGGTGACACCCCGGCGATGCTGAAACTGGCTGACGACGCCGAAGAAAAGTACGGCAACCTGCTGATGACCTGGTGGGACGGCGAGGGCGCCGCTCGCGTACTGGCGCACCATGAGGATGGCTTGCTGATGGAGCGGGCCATGGGTCGGCGTTCGCTGATGCACATGGCGCTCAATGGCCAGGATGATGAAGCCAGCCGCATTTTGTGCACCGCGCTGGCACGGCTGCATGCCCCGCGAACCACGCCGCCCCCGCCGCTGGTGGAGTTGGGGCCGTGGTTTGCTTCACTGCGAATCGCTGCCGCAGAACATGGTGGGCCTTATGTCTTGAGCCTGCATACCGCCGAAGCCTTGCTCGCCGATCCGCAGGACGTCGTGGTGTTGCACGGTGACATGCACCACGACAATGTCCTCGATTTCGGCTCGCGCGGCTGGCTGGCGATTGATCCGAAGCGAGTGAAGGGCGAGCGCGGTTTTGACTACGCCAACCTGATCTGCAATCCGGACCTGCCGACTGTCGGCGACCCCGAGCGATTTCACCGGCAGGTCGAGGTGATCGTTGCGGCCGCGGGCCTGGATCGTCGTCGCCTTCTGCAATGGGTGCTGGCGTTTGCCGGATTGTCCGCCGCATGGTTTCTGGAGGATGACCTGCAGGAACAGGCCTCAGGGCAGTTGAAAGTCGCGAAAATCGCGGCGTCCATGCTCAACGCCTGA
- the acnA gene encoding aconitate hydratase AcnA produces MPSLDSLKTLKTLQIDDKTYHYFSLPDAAKSLGNIDKLPMSLKVLLENLLRWEDEKTVTGADLRAIAAWLKERRSDREIQYRPARVLMQDFTGVPAVVDLAAMRAAMAKAGGDPQRINPLSPVDLVIDHSVMVDKFATASAFEQNVDIEMQRNGERYAFLRWGQSAFDNFSVVPPGTGICHQVNLEYLGRTVWTKDEDGRTYAFPDTLVGTDSHTTMINGLGVLGWGVGGIEAEAAMLGQPVSMLIPEVIGFKLTGKLKEGITATDLVLTVTQMLRKKGVVGKFVEFYGDGLAELPLADRATIANMAPEYGATCGFFPVDEVTLDYLRLSGRPAQVVKLVEAYTKAQGLWRLPGQEPVFSDSLALDMGSVEASLAGPKRPQDRVSLPNVAQAFSDFLDLQFKPTSKEEGRLESEGGGGVAVGNADLIGETDYEYEGHTYRLKNGAVVIAAITSCTNTSNPSVMMAAGLLAKKAVEKGLTRKPWVKSSLAPGSKVVTDYYKAAGLTQYLDQLGFSLVGYGCTTCIGNSGPLPEPIEKAIQKADLAVASVLSGNRNFEGRVHPLVKTNWLASPPLVVAYALAGTVRTDISSEPLGNDQQGNPVYLRDIWPSSQEIAEAVNQVSTAMFHKEYAEVFAGDEQWQAIEVPQAATYVWQDDSTYIQHPPFFDDIGGPLPEIKDVKGARVLALLGDSVTTDHISPAGNIKADSPAGRYLRDKGVEPRDFNSYGSRRGNHEVMMRGTFANIRIRNEMLGGEEGGNTIYIPSGEKLPIYDAAMRYQASGTPLVVIAGQEYGTGSSRDWAAKGTNLLGVKAVIAESFERIHRSNLVGMGVLPLQFKLDQNRKSLNLTGKETFEIQGLTGVELTPRMNLPLVITREDGRQEKIEVLCRIDTLNEVEYFKSGGILHYVLRQLIAS; encoded by the coding sequence ACCGCGAGATTCAATATCGCCCTGCCCGCGTGCTGATGCAGGACTTTACCGGCGTACCGGCCGTGGTCGACCTCGCCGCCATGCGCGCCGCCATGGCCAAGGCCGGCGGCGATCCACAGCGAATCAATCCGTTGTCGCCTGTCGATCTGGTGATCGACCACTCGGTGATGGTCGACAAATTCGCCACCGCCAGCGCCTTCGAACAGAACGTCGACATCGAAATGCAGCGTAACGGCGAGCGTTACGCCTTTCTGCGCTGGGGCCAAAGTGCTTTCGACAACTTCAGCGTGGTGCCGCCGGGCACCGGGATCTGCCACCAGGTCAATCTCGAATACCTCGGCCGCACAGTCTGGACCAAGGATGAAGACGGCCGTACCTACGCCTTCCCCGACACGCTGGTCGGCACCGACTCGCACACAACCATGATCAACGGTCTCGGCGTACTCGGTTGGGGTGTCGGCGGCATCGAAGCGGAAGCGGCGATGCTCGGCCAGCCGGTGTCAATGCTGATTCCGGAAGTGATTGGCTTCAAACTCACCGGCAAGCTCAAGGAAGGCATCACCGCCACCGACCTGGTGCTGACCGTCACGCAGATGCTGCGTAAAAAAGGCGTGGTCGGTAAATTCGTCGAGTTCTATGGCGACGGCCTCGCCGAACTGCCGCTGGCTGACCGTGCAACCATCGCCAACATGGCCCCGGAATACGGCGCGACGTGCGGCTTCTTTCCGGTCGATGAGGTAACGCTGGACTACCTGCGCCTGTCCGGGCGGCCGGCGCAAGTGGTGAAACTGGTCGAGGCCTATACCAAAGCACAGGGACTGTGGCGTCTGCCGGGTCAGGAACCGGTGTTCAGCGACAGCCTGGCGCTGGACATGGGCAGCGTCGAGGCCAGCCTGGCCGGGCCGAAACGCCCGCAGGATCGGGTCTCACTGCCCAATGTTGCGCAAGCCTTCAGCGACTTCCTCGATTTGCAATTCAAACCCACCAGCAAAGAAGAAGGTCGCCTTGAAAGTGAAGGAGGCGGCGGCGTGGCGGTGGGCAATGCCGATCTGATCGGCGAGACCGATTACGAATACGAGGGCCATACCTATCGCCTGAAAAACGGCGCAGTGGTCATCGCCGCGATCACCTCTTGCACCAACACGTCCAACCCGAGCGTGATGATGGCTGCCGGCCTCCTGGCGAAAAAAGCCGTGGAGAAAGGCCTGACGCGCAAACCGTGGGTGAAGAGTTCACTGGCGCCGGGCTCAAAAGTGGTCACCGATTACTACAAGGCGGCCGGGCTGACGCAATACCTCGACCAGCTCGGGTTTTCGTTGGTCGGTTATGGCTGCACGACGTGTATCGGCAACTCCGGGCCATTGCCGGAGCCCATTGAAAAGGCCATCCAGAAAGCCGACCTCGCCGTCGCCTCGGTGCTGTCCGGCAACCGTAACTTCGAAGGTCGGGTGCATCCACTGGTGAAAACCAACTGGCTGGCCTCGCCACCACTGGTGGTGGCTTATGCGCTGGCCGGGACTGTTCGTACCGATATCAGCAGCGAACCGCTGGGTAACGATCAACAGGGCAACCCGGTGTACCTGCGCGACATCTGGCCAAGCAGCCAGGAAATCGCCGAGGCGGTGAATCAGGTCAGCACGGCGATGTTCCACAAGGAATACGCCGAAGTGTTTGCCGGTGATGAACAGTGGCAGGCCATTGAAGTGCCGCAAGCAGCGACGTACGTGTGGCAGGACGATTCGACGTACATCCAGCATCCGCCATTCTTCGATGACATCGGCGGCCCGCTGCCAGAGATCAAGGACGTGAAGGGTGCACGTGTGCTGGCCCTGCTCGGCGACTCGGTGACCACCGACCACATCTCCCCTGCCGGCAATATCAAGGCCGACAGCCCGGCCGGACGTTACCTGCGCGACAAAGGCGTGGAGCCGCGCGACTTCAACTCCTACGGCTCGCGTCGTGGCAACCATGAAGTGATGATGCGCGGCACCTTCGCCAACATTCGTATCCGTAACGAAATGCTCGGCGGTGAAGAAGGTGGCAACACGATCTACATTCCGAGCGGCGAGAAACTGCCGATCTACGACGCGGCCATGCGTTATCAGGCCTCGGGCACACCGCTGGTGGTGATTGCCGGGCAGGAATATGGCACCGGCTCCAGTCGTGACTGGGCGGCCAAAGGCACCAACCTGCTGGGCGTCAAAGCGGTGATCGCCGAGAGCTTCGAGCGCATTCACCGTTCCAATCTGGTGGGCATGGGCGTGTTGCCGCTGCAGTTCAAGCTCGATCAGAACCGTAAGAGCCTGAACCTGACCGGAAAGGAAACCTTCGAGATTCAGGGTCTGACTGGTGTCGAACTGACGCCGCGGATGAACCTGCCCCTGGTGATCACCCGTGAGGACGGGCGTCAGGAGAAAATCGAAGTGCTATGCCGCATCGACACCCTCAATGAAGTGGAATACTTCAAGTCAGGCGGGATTCTGCATTATGTGTTGCGGCAGCTGATCGCCTCATAA